From Hippoglossus hippoglossus isolate fHipHip1 chromosome 14, fHipHip1.pri, whole genome shotgun sequence:
CGGACCCGCGAGGACTGATCTCCAAGAAGGACTTCCAGAAGGCCATGGACAGTCAGAAACAGTACGCCCCCTCTGAGATCCAGTTTCTTCTGTCCTGCTCGGAGGCTGATGAGAACGACATGATCAACTACGAGGAGTTTGCCAGTCGCTTTCAGGAACCCGCCAAAGATATCGGCTTCAACATCGCTGTGCTGCTCACCAACCTGTCTGAGCACGTCCCCCATGACACCAGGCTACAGAACTTCCTCGGGCAGGCAGATAATGTGCTGAACTACTTCCGCCCCTTCCTGGGCCGTATTGAAATAATGGGCGCCAGCAGAAAGATTGAGCGCATCTACTTTGAAATCAGTGAAGTGAACCGCAAACAGTGGGAGATGCCCCAAGTCAGAGAGTCCAAACGACAGTTCATCTTTGACGTGGTTAATGAGGGCGGTGAATCCgagaaaatggaaatgtttgtcAACTTCTGTGAGGACACCATCTTTGAGATGAATATAGCCTCTCAGATttcagagcaggaggaagaggagaagggagaggaggatgacgaAGTAGATGAAAGTGGAGGTGAGGCAGGACAAGGAGGGGGAGCAAACGGAGGCGGTGATGAGGACAGTAACGGGGAGGAAGGAGAGCCCGAATCGAGCTCGGCCTTTGCAGACTTTATAAACAGCATGTTGGGCTTCTTCAGCATTTTCACCTTCCGTAACCTTCGCAGACAATATCGCAGAGTGAGGAAAATGACCATCAAAGAGATCGTGGTGGCTCTGTCCACTTTCTTCTGGACCATCCTGATGAGCATACTCCACTTCATTTACAATGTGTGCAAAGGCTTCTTCATGATCATCTGGCAAACTTTGTTCGGTGGTGGCTTAGTGGAGGGGGCGAAAAATATCACGGTGACGGAGATTTTAGCCAGCATGCCAGACCCCACGCAGGACGACGTGCACGGGGACGGACCAGGGGAGCCGAGGACAGGGGAGGAACAAGAGACTGGGGGGGTGACGGACACTGGAGAGTCTGGCAgtggggaggaggaagaggaggacaccCAGGAAAAAGAGGGTGGGAGGATACCAGGTATGGATGCTCCAGGTGGACTCGGTGACATGGGTGTAGAGGCAGCTGTTGAACCTCCTACTCCCGAAGGAACTCCCataacaaagaggaaaaaggtgAGTTTTTTGCATCttaaatgaaacacaatggAACAATTAGCCAATAATTCTCACAGTAGTTATTCCTCCAGGGAAGGGAAAAGGAGAGCCCTGAAATTCTGGCggttactgtgtgttttttgggttACAGGCTCCAGAAGAGACTGATGTGAGCCAGAAACCCCCTGAACCTGTTCCTGTAGCGGAGCCTCCTCCAGAACCTGAAAAGGCAGAGTAAGAAACAAGTTGATTTTCCATCTACATTAATATACACTCCATGGACTAATAGAAATaatagagattttttttttttttaaactactgtgtttgattttcagtGTTGAATCTGGAGAGAAAGCGGAGAAAGAAGCCcagagcaaagagaaagagcGGCCAGAAGAACCCAGGAAatctgcaaagaaaaaagagaagccGAAAAGGGAGGGAGGCTTTCAGATCTGGGCTGAGCTGGAAACCCAAAGAATTAAATTCATGGTGACACAGCTGCTTGTGTTTTGCTCGCATAAATTCAATGTCATCTCATGTCACACTTACTAACATGTGACTCTCTCCTTTTGTAGAACTACCTCTCCAGAAACTTTTACAACCTGCGTTTTTTGGCTTTGTTCCTTGCATTTGCGCTGAACTTCATTCTGCTGTTCTACAAGGTAAAAAgatcattttacatttgaatgattATGTAGTGCTATATATTTGCTATATAGGCTAAGTGTGAGCTTCCTCTGGTCTACACCGTTCCCTTCTGTCCAGGTGTCTGAAATCCCACCCAATGGTGAGGAAATGGAAGGATCTGGACTGGGGGAGGGCAGCGGGCTGTTCGAGGGCTCTGGCTTGTTTGAAGGTTCAGGGGAAGAAGCTGAGGGATCTGGATTTGATGAAGGAGGAGACGAGGATGAGGAAGACGTGCCGGTTTATTTCTATTTAGAGGAGAGCACGGGCTACATGCAGCCCACCATGGCCTTCATCGCCCTCCTGCACACAGTCATCTCGTTCATCTGCATCATCGGCTACAACTGCCTCAAGGtaggatgagaaaaaaaaactcccatgAGGCAAAGGTTCCCTACTTTAGTTTAACAGcatacatatttgttttttgttagaTTCCACTTGTGATCTTtagaagagagaaagaactcGCAAGAAAGCTTGAGTTTGATGGACTTTACATCACCGAGCAGCCTGAGGACGATGACATCAAGGGCCAGTGGGACCGCCTGGTCCTCAATACACCGTATGTGGGAGCAGGAGTCACTCCAGACAGATGCTtcataataatatcaatattgaAATCACATCCAGTATTAACAGGTTTTCTTCCTTAATTTAATTCATACATTGTGTCCCTTTATTCCACAGCTCTTTCCCAAACAACTATTGGGATAAATTTGTCAAACGAAAGGTGcgtggtttggtttgttttcaaaatggcagctgtAGAGCGTGTTACCAATGTCTAATACATCTAATCTCTGTGTCCAGGTTCTTGATAAGTACGGAGACATTTACGGCAGAGAAAGAATCGCCGAACTGCTCGGTGTTGATTTAGCCTCCCTGGATGTGAGTCAGCAACAcgagaagaaacaggaagaaccAGACAACTCGGTGTTTGCATGGTACGGTAAAGGAAAACTGTGCCACGGGGCAGATTAGACACATTGCTTTTCAAGAGTGTCACCTAATATTTAAAATGGATCCCAACCAATATTGTGTCTTTGTAGGGCGACCACCATCGACATCAAGTACCAGATCTGGAAATTTGGTGTTGTGTTCACAGACGGTGTAAGCAAACCTATACTTGATTCTATATTACACCATACTATacactgttgtaaaaaaaaaaagctaaattaagTGTGAATGCCACAGTACgataaattacttttataaaaGATATTTACTATAGAATGAATTAATATTACGGGAAATTAtagatttacatttttgggaTTATTAAACTGCGTAATGGTCTGGaatgttaaattacatttaattatctgtaaaaatacaaaagaaatacacatcCCATtgctgaatgtgtgaaattgtaTCTGTAGaataactttaacttttactgtaATTTGACAAGAAGTGTTTGGCCATTTTTGTTCTTTCAGAGTtcgttttttttacagtgtaccACACCATACTGTAGTATCCTATATGAACACCACTTTGCCTTTATGAAGTGACAGAACCCTCCTTGTTATCTCTTCGCAGACGTTCCTGTATCTCTGTTGGTACCTGGTGATGTCCTTGCTTGGACATTACAACAACTTCTTCTATGCCTGTCACCTGCTGGATATCGCCATGGGTGTGAAAACTCTCCGCACGATCCTGTCCTCAGTCACACACAATGGCAAACAGGCAAGTGCTGAGGAAATTCCACAGTATTCATTTAGTCTCTGTGAGAGAATGTACTAACTGTGTTACCCTCTTCTTTTTGCCAGCTCATGATGACTGTGGGCTTGTTGGCCGTGGTGGTGTACCTCTACACCGTCATCGCCTTCAATTTCTTCCGCAAGTTTTACAACAAGGGCGAAGATGAGGAGGAACCAGATATGAAATGCGATGACATGATGACTGTACGTCACTTTTTTATCTCtctgatgtaaaataaaatgtgcctTTTGCTACATTCACATCTGCGCCGCTTCCTAAATGATGTGTATTTGCTTTACTTCACAGTGTTACTTGTTCCACATGTACGTGGGTGTGCGCGCTGGAGGAGGAATCGGGGATGAGATTGAGGATCCTGCTGGAGATGAATACGAGCTGTATCGAGTGGTCTTTGATAtaaccttcttcttcttcgtcatTGTCATTCTGCTGGCTATTATTCAGGGTAAAGACGGCGTTAGCCAGGAAAACACTTTGCAAATGCCATGTCTTTGGGTACAATATGGAAGCCCTGAAATggaagaatgtttttttaaagaatgttttATTTGGGAAAATTATTTCCAGGCCCTTCATTTGTGAATACAGCATTACCCGGTGTAACACgttattttttgttattacatgtttattgttgtaattCTAATTTTGGCCACAGGAGAACAAAGTCTACACAGCACTAAAAGCAATCTCATTTTCTTCCAGTTAATTTTTAATTTCTCCCTGTACAGTAGAGAGCACATATACTGTTGTGTTATGTAACAGGATTAGCTTTACTGTCATGTCTTTGTCTTAAtgttcttcatttttattttatatctgtcAGAGATATAGGGCAacttataaaatgaaaataaagggTTAAAAAGGTTAACAAACTCTAAagaatataatgaaaataatgataatgataataatgataatgcaTTGATGAGGATAAAGGATAGACTTGAAACTGTTGGAGGAATGGAAATTAAAATTATCTTTGCCACTTGACAGATTTAATAAGCACCTCTCATGATAATGTTACTGTCCAAATACAAACAGGTCTGATCATTGATGCCTTTGGAGAACTCCGAGACCAACAAGAGCAGGTCAAGGAAGACATGGAggtaaaagataaaacacttaAAGTCGACACCTTTTCTTCACAtatgcacaagatggcagctttatTTCCTATCCCTTGTATGTGCAGACAAAATGCTTCATATGTGGCATTGGGAGCGACTACTTCGACACGACGCCGCATGGTTTCGAGACTCACACTTTAGATGAGCACAACCTGGCCAATTACATGTGAGTATCGTGCTCTGTGTTACACTGTGTACATGTTCAATacgcgagtgtgtgtgtatttgtgaaaatgtgaacaTGTCCTTTCCAGGTTCTTCTTAATGTATCTTATCAACAAAGATGATACAGAGCACACTGGACAGGTcagtcagctgtttttattgactttttattctttatttgttaatgacatttattattatttatgcattttattAGCCAGTTTCCCACTGATTGTCTCCTCCCTTCTATCTCGTTGTTAAATCCCGTGTTTCAGGAGTCGTACGTGTGGAAGATGTACCAGGAGCGCTGCTGGGACTTCTTCCCCGCTGGAGACTGTTTCAGAAAACAATACGAGGATCAGCTCTCCTAATCAACAACCTCTCAACACATACAACTACGGAGCTGACGTCCTGCTTGTGTTCGTCATtcctgacaaaacacacaacaaatggaTTGTGTCACGGAAAAGTGCAAGAGAGAAACAAGCAGAGCAACTGTCAGTGCAAAAATATCATCTTTAGCAGATTGATAAACATTGCAGTGTCCTTGAAGTGTTAAACTGCCAGTGGAGAAAGAAGCTTTATATGCAAAGGAAACTCATGCCAGAAATcaccttttttaagttgaatCATTTTACACTAGTTCAGGAATAAGTATTCAATCATACTTTATATCACTTTACATACAAATGTTGCCTCTTTAACCAATTTCCATATGTTAGCTTCTGTTTATTATGAGATTTAATGAAGAGAATGTGATGGATCGACTGCATCAATCTGCACAAACCGAACACAATGAGGGAGTTCACTTTGTCTTTATACATAAacaatagttttattttaagtcATTATGTATTTACTCTGCGATTATTGTGTCACTTTCACTTTGGTATATAACATTAGTTTCCTTCAGAGTCTGAAGCTTGtatctttgattttaaattattttatttattgtttttcatgacAACGTCATGACAACAAAGCCTGTGATTACAATTCAATTCTGTATGAGAATAAACTTAATTCTAATGACCCTCCTGTCTTGTCATGACTGCTTTGGAAGCTAAAGATAAATTATAGATTAAAAATATATCCCCTAATGTCAACTCTATAGAGAAAGCATCTGATTTTAGAACTACTTTAAATTCTGTGCATTCAAAAATGaattcatgtttaaaaatacaGCTGAATCATGAGCAATTTTACGCCGGAGCtcagtgcgcacacacacacacacaaacacacacacacacacactagagcAGTTGGTGTAACATCCCATCACAACCCATTTTCATACCAAGCTGCTGGACTGTGGCCCCGTGGAGAAGAATCGCTGTACGAGGATTAACGCCGGGCATTAAAACTCACATTGAGCCTCGTGATTTTACCCCAATCCTGTCCCTGTATCCCGTTCTCTCTGAGCCTGTCACACTGGGTTCCATCGTCTGctaacatgaacatgaacatgaacatctCTGGGATCCATCACGGGACGCTGAGGATGTACGGTGAGTTGATTCTCTTACTTGGTTCAGAAGGCGACATTTTGTGAGTACACACGATTGTCTCTCTTTTATCCAGATATGGGACAGTGGCATAGTTCTCATTCGGTGTGTGCTCATTATCAAGCCTTTATGAATACTGATCTAGTTTAGTTTAGGTGTTGTTCCAAAATTACACACATAACATTATAGTATATAGTTAAAATAGTTAGCATTGGCAGACAATTACAATTTTGAAGAAATAATGTTGATAATTTAATAATTCTATAAATCATCTATAGTAAGGCAATTTTAAAATGCAGGggtatttattttcctcacaAATATTGAGCATTACAAATGGGTTTGCACTCTGTAGTTTCAGCTGTAAAGGAAACCCAGATAAAAACCATCAGCTCGAACTGTGGCTAAAAATACACCGAGTGGACCAGACTGAGTCTCGGCtgctcttcttctgtctcttcacaTCAGCTCTCAATATTATAATTCTGTTTTGAATTTCTATTAAAagtgtccatgtgttttttgACTGTATGCAAATAGAATGATTTGGtctagatgtgtgtgtgtgtgtgtgtgtgtgtgtgtgtgtgtaattttgctAAAACCATGTGCACACTGATCAGCATCGTGTGATTGGTCGAGCCCTGTTTCCACAGACCCTTGATCCTCCAACCATGTGACGGGCTCTAATCTGTGGGGATGACAGAATGACAGTGTTCATGCTTTAATCCAGCTGTACAGTGCTCGCAGTGCTGTCACGATCACTGTGACCCCGCCCAGTACTGGCTGTAAACACTGTTGTTATGATTAAAAATTATTCATTATAGCAACATTTCTCCGACAAATACTAATTTAATATTCAGTGCCATTTCCTGTTATGTCCACCCTGCTTCTCTTATCCAGGTGgattcattttcaaacagtgGAAAAAGAGGTTTCTGCTGCTCACAGCTGAGGGCAGTCTTCTTGTTTGCCATGATGTGTCGTCTCCTCCTGACCAGCtcgtgctgctgcagagcagcTGTGAGGCCATTGTGGAAGGAAAGGAGATCCTCGACCTGCCTAAACTACCATCGAGCGGATGCAGGGATTGCTGCTTCGCTCTGATCCTCCCCCAGAACAagtacctgctgctgctggctgacACACCTGCAGACTGCAGGTCTGGTTGTCACTGTCATTTCCCTAATCATTTTACTTTGTAGATCAATCCTCTGTCCAGATATTGGAGTTAAGTTTTGTGATGCGATATAACCAAATTACCACTAATTACCTTGAGGCATATAGTTGTAATATGTTTTGGGAATaaactttttcactttttgtgcCAAGAGTAGGATTGATACCATTCTCACGTCTgtctttataataataataatactttttttatataccacttttcaaaacaaagttagaCAGTACTTTACAGGACAAAATGatcaaagtaataaaaaaaaaaaaaagtcaagcaatcatcaaataaagcaaatcagaagaaataaatatataaaaatagaacacaaacacaacaaccgcAGATTCCTTTTTTCACCTGACTACATTTTTCCCATTCCTGCTTCATATGGGTCATCTTGTGTGTAGGTTCATGACTAACGGCAATATTGTGTAGCAGGAGGTAGAAAGGTCGAATATGCTTTCTCTACTGAGCCCCAACAGGCTTCTACACATTCCATTCCTGAACCAGTTACTTCACTGTTATTCACTTGATTTGATTGATGTGTGTACATTTGGCATGGAGGTAATAACAGAATAACTTTCTTCACTTTTTCTAGTCAATGGGTGAATGTgctgaaaaaagtgaaaatggtAAGACATTAATattgttttggaaaatgtgcCTGGTGGCCATGTTGTAAAGTTCCATCATCTGAGAGAACGTTGATTTCAACAGTGTCAACTTTGACCTGCCAATGTCACTGAAACAAAAAGTCAGGGGCTCACTGGAGTCGTAAGGGTTCATCCTGTAGAGATCATGAACAAAGTTTCATTGAATAGTTTTTGAGATATTTATTCTGGGCCAATATAGAGTCACATTATAAGCATGTGTTTAGCCATGCTAATAATGCATTAGTATAAAAATTCAAGCAATATCCTATTAtcccttttatttaaaaatatttattatatttatagatCTCTTAGGATTTAATCAATAACTGAATTTGATGCTTGTGATTCTTGGTAAAGccattattcttattttatttccgTCAGAGTCTTTCATCACCTCTCAGTCCCTGTAGGAGACATCAGGTTCCACCGCACATTTCTCTGCACGACCTGGTGCCAGAGCAGATCCTGGACAAAGATCAACCGTCTCCCCCTGTTAGTGACAGGAAGTCCCCCTCCCCAGGTCCCATGAGCTGTCCATCCCCGAGGGAGAAAGGTCAGTTTAGGATGCATGCTTGTTTGTATATATAAGAACATTTTCAATATGTACAACTTCTTTGTGCTTTGCTCAAACCACACTATCCAACAGGCCGGAGTTCTCCCCGTACAAAGTATGAGAAAGGAAGTCCACATTCCGTGAGATGCCTGCGTCACGGCACCATCAGTAACACCGAGGCAGTGAGAGCGGTTTATCTGCTGATGGGAGgggctgctgcttcttctgctatGGGTTACCTAGGGGCATGCTCACCCTCTAATCTGGAGGCCAAAGCTCCTGACCTGCCAGTCAACGCAGATTTCTCTGGTTTGGGACCAGCAGGGACGTACCACACCGGCAGCCCCGCACTCGACTCCCCTCACTATAACAGCTTTGACTTCGAAGTGGCAGACTCTGATTTTGATGCTTTTGATTGTGGTGGGTTTACGTTCTAATGCTGCTTGTAGGATGTGGATATGAACGGTTTGAATGACGGTGACAAAAACGTACGTTATATTGCATCATGACCTCTTGGATTGACGGATTCGTGAGAGCCGTTTCAATTCATGATGCTTTTCAGGAGACTTATCTCCTTTTAAGGTGTATTAAGGAAGCTATTGACAAGCTGGTGTTACCTGCAGTATTGAAACATTTAGCAGTTAGGAGGAGTAATATTATCATCCGTATGcagttgtgtctgtgtcctaCGGGCCATTGTAAATCCAATATTACttcttttgctcttttttttttgtctccactGCCTTCTGAGGGAAATAATTAGCTGCTAAATACTCCACTGTGTCCCCCAGCTGTCTTTGTGCAGGTTGGTGCAGAGCAGGAAATGTACTGGAAACCATTGTCTACTGCAGCTGAAAACCCAATGAGCATGACATGTGAACAAAAACTTTAAAGTGATGAGCCAAACAACAAAAACGTTGCTCTCTCCTCAACCCAGTAATGCAGAGTGGATCTGTATATTCAAGTGGGTTCTTCACTTGGCATCACCCTATTAAATTGTCATTGTCAAATTTTTGcacattattttgtttaatttgtatttaattcattttgaattgatttgaagTTCAAATCAGTTTGTGTTGGACCATCAgacgcatgcatgcacacatttcTGGAGGATTACTCCGACATGTATTGAAACATATGATCATTTCTGTCGTGTTGTCATTCCAGAAAACCCTGCCCAGTGAGTGTTACAAACCATGGCAGGTTTCCTCATAAGCCTTTAAACACATAACTCTGTAACTCCAACTAGACCTCGTGGTGTTGTTTTACATCAGTACCTAACACACCCCCATGTTTTAACTGAAGGTTTCAATAGTTGACATATTTAGATTGtaatatgaacatgtgattaaATTGGACATTCAATGTGTCCATGAGTAAGTTTTGGTAAAAAAGTTACGTTTATGTGTTCACTTTAATTCTGTGTTATTAACAACTACACCTTAACTGTGATATGGACACTGTGATAATTATTGCAAAAACAATGTTGTGAATATTCCTCTCACCACATGTAGTACACTATCAACACTATCAGTGATTGTGAATGTGATTACAATTTGTTAGAATTCATAAtgtgctgtgtatgtgtttcaagtggataaaaacaatgaatgaaacTAATTAGCAGCATGATACACTCATAATGTCTTAGTCCACAGCCTTGAGTAGATTAGAACAGATCTGCATCTGAAATTGAATTTAGCCTCTGACTGGATTAACCAATAGGGCTTTTCAGCATCATCTACTTGTGTGCATGTACAGTGATTCGTTCAACTATCCAGCTGTGCTTATGTCATATGTTCTGTTCAAAGCAGATGGATGTTGTGATGTCTACTTTCACTTATATGAATAAAGCCAACATGTGGAAATGTCTTTTACTTGATTTTCTTCATACTTGTCCGACCCTAAcgctttgctgcatgtctttcctactctctctctctctctctctccctgttctGTTTAAAGGGCGACGTgccacaaaataaatatttgaaaaaagtataaaatctGTATCTTAATGGCCAAGACTGTGTTTCCTGCGATGACCTCAGGAAGATAAGGTCGTGAGTGCAATCTTAATTACTCCCTGGAAATGTGGAGCAACTCATCTGCAGAGGGAAACAGATCTATGTGTGAACAGAGAACCACAGTATTCTGCTTATTAAGTGCGGCTAATGTGGCCTGTTCATTCACCATCATCAGTTTTCCTCTACGTGGTCCACAAGCAACAGAAACCATCAGAAACAACATGGTCAGTTGTACCATTGTTATCGAAATGGAGCCACCACCTCTACATGTGGCTCTTGGCTGTAAGGTGTTGTCGTGCTCTGGTAGGAACAGTTATTAGCTGATAATGAACAAATATCGGATAATTATTGATAATCATAAAATGAGAAATGGGTATCAATAATTACTGGTCATCACCCTCATATCAGGGACCAATAAccaaactgtaaatacagtcTTGCTCACAGTGCATGAGTACGTCTGTgtgagccgtgtgtgtgtgttgggagagggagtgagtaaaggagaagaaaacatgGCGGACAAAGTCAAATGcgtgatgatgtcacacagtGGCTCAAGATGGAGGCCTCTACCACGGGATTCAAGCCAAGAGAGCGTGAAATAATAGAGAAGGTGGTGTTACACGTGTCCCCAACGCCATGTTCGTGTACGGCTTTGGGGCAGAGTGAGCTGGCACTCTCTCCGTGCACAAAGCGGCGAGTGTAGACGTGGGTGAGCGAAGAGAGCAATCCTGATCACTGTGGAGAACCTCAATGGTGGAGTAGTGCCCATCAACTTCACAACCATTATACAGTTTACAAGCAGCACCGATTTTAAATGCACACTGTAATAACAaagtctctgcccagacacaAGCCTCTTTAGCTGCTTCATCCCGCAGCGTGGCGATCCATCTGGCGTGGTTTCAGCACGGTCCCTTGGTCGAACACTGGCGGTGCTGTTTTGTCTCGCTCCTCGGGCGGTCACAGTGAGCTGCTTGGTTTTCCTGCAGGGCAGAGGGGAAAACAGCGGGGTCGACTCAGTAGGAGAGAAAACGTGTAATCCGTTATCTCCTTGACAAAACACCTCGTCCTTCTGCGTGCAGTGTGAGAGATCAGCTGATGGCGTGCAGCTAACTCCCTCaaatcagaaatgtatttggGGAATACAAACAATCTGTTTACTTAACCCATGAGCTGAAGACTCGCAGTCTAGGTTTGGATGCAAGTGTTGGAGTGAAAAGCTCCCCTTCAGCAGAGAGGAGTCTGGGCAGGCTCCTGCAGTGACAGTGGTGCACTGGGGAAACGCATGGAGGAGCTGAGTGGGTCTTATCAcctggatgacatcacagcctcATCACAGGATGTTGGGCCTTAACCAATGAGAGGCCAGCGTTCAAATTCAAGTCAAGCTTCAAAGATACTATTTTACTAAGAGCTGCAAAGCTTTAAAGAAACCCTGGATCAGGCCTCCAGGGTTGTCCGGAGCATCACAACCTTTCTTGGGACACTTGGTGAAggttttgagtccacaaaacacttttggagtttctgAGGGAAACAGTGTAACATCCTCCTGAACGCTCTGTGCTGTTTGCAGATGTTCTTAAATAATTACATACAAAGTCACATATTACATATCAAAGGAACCACCCTCTTTTCCCTGCAGCTGTTAACctgcaacaaacaaactgtct
This genomic window contains:
- the LOC117774333 gene encoding uncharacterized protein LOC117774333, with the protein product MNMNMNISGIHHGTLRMYGGFIFKQWKKRFLLLTAEGSLLVCHDVSSPPDQLVLLQSSCEAIVEGKEILDLPKLPSSGCRDCCFALILPQNKYLLLLADTPADCSQWVNVLKKVKMSLSSPLSPCRRHQVPPHISLHDLVPEQILDKDQPSPPVSDRKSPSPGPMSCPSPREKGRSSPRTKYEKGSPHSVRCLRHGTISNTEAVRAVYLLMGGAAASSAMGYLGACSPSNLEAKAPDLPVNADFSGLGPAGTYHTGSPALDSPHYNSFDFEVADSDFDAFDCGGFTF